Proteins encoded in a region of the Schaalia hyovaginalis genome:
- a CDS encoding alpha/beta hydrolase has protein sequence MDMQYRRAETDSPEGTVLLAHGYAEHSGRFRPLQDALVTAGYDIAFYDHYGHGTAPGPRSRVDVGRLINDHLDARRIVLAHSRTEDLFLFGHSMGGLITAASSLLDPRRLRGVVLTGPAFRPLPPVPVKAAEALLSVARVAPGLAAKPARKPDAPSDLSRDPRVQEAFDADPLTYTGPVPILTGATMVVQGGRVLDNAGRAKTPMLILHGSADTLASLGGSRAFVQSARAARPDADIHLRIIDGAYHEVLNEPEGPGLIRDIVMWLDEH, from the coding sequence ATGGACATGCAGTACCGCCGCGCTGAAACCGATTCACCCGAGGGCACCGTCCTCCTCGCGCACGGCTACGCCGAGCACTCGGGCCGTTTCCGCCCCCTCCAAGACGCCCTCGTCACGGCCGGATACGACATCGCCTTCTACGACCACTACGGGCACGGGACTGCGCCCGGCCCGCGCTCGCGCGTCGACGTCGGGCGCCTCATCAACGATCACCTCGACGCGCGCCGCATCGTCCTCGCCCACTCGCGCACCGAGGACCTCTTCCTCTTCGGGCATTCGATGGGAGGGCTCATCACCGCGGCCTCATCCCTCCTCGACCCCCGCCGCCTCAGAGGCGTCGTCCTCACCGGCCCCGCATTCCGGCCCCTCCCGCCCGTTCCCGTCAAAGCCGCCGAAGCACTCCTCAGCGTCGCCCGCGTGGCCCCCGGCCTCGCCGCGAAACCCGCGCGCAAGCCCGACGCCCCCTCGGACCTCTCCCGGGACCCCCGGGTTCAAGAGGCCTTCGACGCCGATCCCCTCACCTACACGGGCCCGGTGCCGATCCTCACGGGTGCGACGATGGTCGTCCAGGGCGGGCGCGTCCTCGACAACGCCGGCCGCGCGAAGACGCCGATGCTCATCCTTCACGGTTCGGCCGACACCCTCGCCTCCCTCGGCGGATCGCGCGCCTTCGTCCAATCGGCCAGGGCCGCCCGCCCCGATGCCGACATCCACCTGCGGATCATCGACGGCGCCTACCACGAAGTCCTCAATGAGCCCGAAGGGCCGGGCCTCATCCGCGACATCGTCATGTGGCTGGACGAGCACTGA
- the secE gene encoding preprotein translocase subunit SecE, translating to MADSIADGAMAPKDRTKTGATRARGEAAPDEKKANVFKRIWIFITQVIAEMKKVVYPTGEETWTYFVVVVVFVAAIMAFTGLLDLGFGKLNALIFG from the coding sequence ATGGCCGACTCGATCGCCGACGGCGCCATGGCGCCGAAGGATCGCACGAAGACGGGTGCGACGCGCGCTCGTGGCGAAGCCGCGCCGGATGAGAAGAAGGCGAACGTCTTCAAGCGGATCTGGATCTTCATCACCCAGGTCATCGCCGAGATGAAGAAGGTCGTGTATCCGACCGGCGAGGAGACGTGGACCTACTTCGTCGTCGTCGTCGTTTTTGTGGCGGCAATCATGGCTTTCACGGGGCTTCTCGACCTCGGATTCGGTAAACTGAATGCATTGATCTTCGGCTGA
- a CDS encoding adenosine deaminase, whose translation MPAASASRTRMGRAEADAAPNLTIAPATPEGRRDLVSLPKAHLHLHFTGAMRPQTLIDLAREQSVRLPPHLLDIDPLTVPADSRGWFRFQRSYDSARQLVRSESAMRRIVREAAEDDAAEGSVRLEMQVDPTSYAPWVGGITPALEIVCDEAKSATRDTGVEVAIIVAASRIRHPLDARTLARLAARYAGDGAGEVVGFGLSNDERMGTTSAFSAAFRIAARAGLASLPHGGELLGPDSVREVITALKPARLGHGVRTVEDPELLDRLIEARIAFEVCPTSNVHLGVYHDFSAVPLPEFISRGATVALGADDPLLFRSRLLDQYARAREVFDFSDATLANLAKQSIDASLASESSKRKWHGRIEAWASSRP comes from the coding sequence ATGCCCGCCGCTTCCGCCTCCCGCACCCGAATGGGACGAGCGGAGGCCGACGCCGCACCGAATCTCACCATCGCCCCTGCAACGCCCGAAGGGCGCCGCGACCTCGTCTCCCTTCCGAAGGCGCACCTCCACCTGCACTTCACGGGGGCGATGAGGCCCCAGACCCTCATCGATCTCGCGCGCGAGCAATCGGTGCGCCTCCCCCCGCACCTCCTCGACATCGATCCGCTCACCGTTCCCGCCGATTCACGCGGCTGGTTCCGCTTCCAGCGCTCCTACGATTCCGCGCGCCAACTCGTGCGCTCCGAATCGGCGATGCGCCGGATCGTGCGCGAAGCGGCCGAAGACGACGCCGCCGAGGGCTCGGTGCGCCTCGAGATGCAGGTCGATCCGACCTCCTACGCCCCCTGGGTGGGGGGCATCACCCCCGCCCTCGAAATCGTCTGCGACGAGGCCAAGTCCGCGACTCGCGACACCGGCGTCGAAGTCGCCATCATCGTCGCCGCCTCACGGATCCGCCATCCCCTCGACGCACGGACCCTGGCGCGCCTCGCCGCGCGCTACGCGGGCGACGGAGCGGGCGAAGTGGTCGGCTTCGGCCTGTCCAACGACGAGCGGATGGGGACGACCTCCGCATTCTCCGCCGCATTCAGGATCGCGGCCAGGGCGGGCCTGGCCTCCCTTCCCCACGGGGGCGAGCTCCTCGGCCCCGATTCCGTGCGCGAAGTGATCACGGCCCTCAAGCCCGCGCGCCTCGGGCACGGCGTGCGCACGGTCGAAGACCCGGAACTGCTCGACCGGCTCATCGAGGCCCGCATCGCCTTCGAAGTGTGCCCCACCTCGAATGTGCACCTCGGCGTCTACCACGACTTCTCAGCGGTTCCCCTGCCGGAGTTTATCTCCCGAGGAGCGACCGTCGCCCTCGGCGCCGACGACCCCCTCCTCTTCCGCTCCCGACTCCTCGACCAGTACGCGAGGGCGCGCGAGGTCTTCGACTTCTCAGACGCCACGCTCGCGAACCTGGCGAAGCAGTCGATCGACGCCTCCCTCGCCTCGGAGAGCTCCAAACGGAAATGGCACGGGCGGATCGAGGCCTGGGCGTCGTCCCGCCCCTGA
- a CDS encoding pyridoxal phosphate-dependent aminotransferase translates to MSTTPHSRVSARFAAITPSATLAVDAKAKALKAQGRPVIGFGAGEPDFPTADYIVEAAVAAAREPAMHRYTPASGLPALRRAIADKTLRDSGYEIDTAQVLVTNGGKQAVFQAFASVLDPGDEALLPTPYWTTYPEVIKLAGGVPVTVFAGADQDYKVTVEQLEAARTERTKVLLHCSPSNPTGAVYTPEETIAIGQWALEHGIWVITDEIYEHLLYEDAAPAHIVRLVPELADRTIVLNGVAKTYAMTGWRVGWMVGPLDVIKAATSFQSHLTSNVSNVAQRAALEAVSGDLTVVSEMRGAFDRRRRTIVDMLSSIEGFEVPVPKGAFYAYPSVEGVLGKQIRGRVPTTSAELADLILDEVEVAVVPGEAFGPSGFLRLSYALSDADLIEGVGRIQELLAEAK, encoded by the coding sequence ATGAGCACAACTCCTCATTCGCGCGTGTCCGCCAGATTCGCAGCCATCACCCCCTCCGCCACGCTCGCCGTCGACGCGAAGGCGAAGGCCCTCAAGGCCCAGGGGCGCCCCGTCATCGGTTTCGGAGCGGGCGAACCCGACTTCCCGACAGCCGACTACATCGTCGAAGCGGCCGTCGCCGCCGCCCGCGAGCCCGCCATGCACCGCTACACGCCCGCATCCGGCCTTCCCGCGCTGCGCCGGGCGATCGCGGACAAGACACTGCGCGATTCGGGCTACGAGATCGACACCGCCCAGGTCCTCGTGACCAACGGCGGCAAGCAGGCCGTCTTCCAGGCCTTCGCCTCGGTCCTCGACCCCGGCGACGAGGCCCTGCTCCCCACCCCCTACTGGACGACCTACCCCGAGGTCATCAAGCTCGCCGGCGGCGTCCCCGTCACCGTTTTCGCGGGCGCCGACCAGGACTACAAGGTCACCGTCGAACAGCTCGAGGCCGCGCGCACCGAGCGCACGAAGGTCCTCCTCCACTGCTCGCCCTCGAACCCGACCGGCGCGGTCTACACGCCCGAGGAGACGATCGCGATCGGGCAGTGGGCCCTCGAGCACGGCATCTGGGTCATCACCGACGAGATCTACGAGCACCTCCTCTACGAGGACGCCGCCCCCGCCCACATCGTGCGCCTCGTCCCCGAACTCGCCGACCGGACGATCGTCCTCAACGGCGTCGCGAAGACCTACGCGATGACCGGCTGGCGCGTCGGCTGGATGGTCGGCCCCCTCGACGTCATCAAAGCGGCGACCTCCTTCCAATCCCACCTCACCTCGAACGTCTCGAACGTCGCGCAGCGCGCCGCCCTCGAGGCCGTCTCCGGCGACCTGACCGTCGTCTCCGAGATGCGCGGGGCCTTCGACCGGCGCCGCCGCACGATCGTCGACATGCTCTCTTCGATCGAAGGCTTCGAGGTGCCCGTGCCCAAGGGCGCGTTCTACGCCTATCCGAGCGTCGAAGGCGTCCTCGGCAAGCAGATCCGCGGGCGCGTGCCCACCACCTCCGCCGAGCTCGCCGACCTCATCCTCGACGAGGTCGAGGTCGCGGTGGTCCCGGGCGAGGCCTTCGGCCCCTCGGGCTTCCTCCGCCTCTCCTACGCCCTGTCCGACGCCGACCTCATCGAAGGCGTCGGACGCATTCAAGAACTGCTCGCCGAAGCGAAGTGA
- a CDS encoding LCP family protein, whose protein sequence is MTEHPAPLPSRAALHAARPTGRMSGVKKALLILLVLLLVLVAGGAAAFFGLRHSINSQIKHVDVSVSKPSASRATQSGPQSNASGPGTTFLILGSDSRQSGGDPTNWQAGAQRSDVLIVAQIEADGNGINLMSIPRDSWVDIPGYGTAKINAAFSYGGADLTIATVENLLGIHIDHFMITDFTSFSELTDALGGVELDTPEGPRTMTGTEALAFVRERYSLPRGDFDRMQRQQAWMRAILKKAFSQSVLTSPAKLSQLVSILTTYSALDQNLNFDSLLAIASGLTGLRSSGVMFFTIPYLGTATSQDGQSIVELDTAALPELARAWQSGAVGEYVANHPNLDSLS, encoded by the coding sequence ATGACTGAGCACCCCGCCCCGCTTCCCTCGCGCGCAGCGCTGCACGCAGCCAGACCGACGGGACGGATGAGCGGAGTGAAGAAGGCGCTTCTGATTCTCCTCGTACTCCTCCTCGTCCTGGTCGCGGGGGGCGCAGCGGCCTTCTTCGGACTCCGCCACTCGATCAACTCCCAGATCAAGCATGTGGACGTTTCCGTCTCGAAACCCTCAGCATCCCGGGCGACTCAATCCGGGCCCCAATCGAATGCTTCGGGCCCCGGGACCACCTTCCTCATCCTGGGATCGGATTCCCGCCAGTCCGGCGGCGACCCCACGAATTGGCAGGCCGGGGCTCAACGCTCCGACGTCTTGATCGTCGCTCAGATCGAGGCCGATGGGAACGGCATCAACCTCATGTCGATCCCGCGCGATTCCTGGGTCGACATCCCCGGATACGGGACGGCGAAGATCAACGCCGCCTTCTCCTACGGGGGCGCCGATCTCACGATCGCGACCGTCGAGAATCTGCTCGGGATCCACATCGACCACTTCATGATCACGGACTTCACCAGCTTCTCCGAGCTCACCGATGCTCTCGGGGGCGTCGAGCTCGACACTCCCGAGGGCCCCCGGACGATGACGGGAACCGAAGCGCTCGCATTCGTCCGCGAACGCTACTCCCTGCCCCGCGGCGACTTCGATCGCATGCAGCGCCAGCAGGCGTGGATGCGCGCGATCCTGAAGAAGGCCTTCTCGCAATCGGTCCTCACCAGCCCCGCGAAGCTCTCCCAACTCGTGTCGATTCTGACGACCTACTCCGCACTCGATCAGAACCTCAACTTCGATTCCCTGCTCGCGATCGCCTCGGGCCTGACCGGACTGCGCTCATCAGGAGTCATGTTCTTCACGATCCCCTACCTCGGGACCGCCACCTCCCAGGACGGCCAGTCGATCGTCGAGCTCGATACCGCCGCGCTGCCCGAACTCGCCCGGGCCTGGCAGTCGGGGGCGGTCGGCGAATACGTCGCGAATCATCCGAATCTCGACTCGCTGAGCTGA
- a CDS encoding UDP-N-acetylmuramate dehydrogenase, whose amino-acid sequence MPARTLAELTTFRVGGPIGALVEAADEAGFVEAIRRADERGEPLLVLGGGSNVLACDAGFPGVVVRDRRSAIAVRSEGAAAGQAEGGPIRVEVSASAGAVWDDFVVWSLERGLSGLEALSGIPGTVGAAPVQNVGAYGHEVSDRLVSVRAWDRAEGAVVELPAADLALSYRDSLIKRSLREEGSAGRVWGPTGRWVVLEARFALEASAMSAPVLYRELANRLGVEVGERAEARRVRSGVLDLRRSKGMVVDPADHDTWSAGSFFTNPILSAGAAKGLPEGAPRFPLGDGRVKTSAAWLIDHAGFAKGFAVPGARAGGAALSSKHVLALTNRGDASAAEVVELALAVRAGVEERFGVRLVPEPVGVGVTW is encoded by the coding sequence ATGCCCGCCAGGACGCTCGCTGAACTCACGACCTTCCGCGTGGGCGGGCCGATCGGCGCGCTCGTCGAGGCGGCGGATGAGGCGGGGTTCGTCGAGGCGATCCGGCGCGCGGACGAGCGGGGTGAGCCCTTGCTCGTGCTCGGCGGGGGCTCGAATGTGCTGGCCTGCGATGCCGGCTTCCCCGGTGTCGTCGTGCGTGATCGGCGTTCGGCGATCGCGGTGCGCTCCGAGGGCGCGGCGGCGGGGCAGGCCGAGGGCGGGCCGATCCGGGTCGAAGTCTCGGCGAGCGCCGGCGCCGTGTGGGATGACTTCGTCGTGTGGAGCCTCGAGCGCGGCTTGTCCGGTCTGGAGGCCCTGTCGGGGATCCCGGGCACGGTCGGTGCGGCGCCGGTCCAGAACGTCGGCGCTTACGGGCATGAGGTCTCGGATCGCCTGGTATCCGTCCGGGCCTGGGATCGGGCCGAAGGCGCTGTCGTGGAACTGCCGGCCGCGGATCTCGCCCTGTCGTACAGGGATTCGCTCATCAAGCGCTCGCTTCGCGAGGAGGGTTCCGCCGGGCGGGTGTGGGGGCCGACGGGGCGCTGGGTGGTGCTGGAGGCGCGCTTCGCGCTGGAGGCCTCTGCGATGTCGGCGCCGGTGCTGTACCGCGAGCTCGCGAATCGCCTGGGCGTTGAGGTCGGCGAGCGCGCTGAAGCGCGGCGCGTGCGATCCGGGGTCCTCGACTTGCGGCGTTCGAAGGGCATGGTCGTCGATCCGGCGGATCACGACACCTGGAGCGCCGGTTCCTTCTTCACGAACCCGATCCTTTCTGCCGGGGCCGCTAAGGGGCTTCCCGAGGGCGCGCCCCGTTTCCCCTTAGGGGACGGGCGGGTGAAGACCTCCGCGGCTTGGCTCATCGATCACGCGGGCTTCGCGAAGGGCTTCGCCGTGCCGGGCGCCCGTGCGGGCGGGGCGGCTCTTTCCTCGAAGCACGTGCTCGCATTGACGAACAGGGGAGATGCGAGCGCCGCCGAGGTGGTCGAGCTCGCGCTCGCGGTCCGTGCGGGGGTCGAGGAGCGTTTCGGGGTGCGCCTCGTGCCCGAGCCCGTCGGCGTGGGCGTCACCTGGTAG